The DNA sequence TAACCTGTGATCAAGCGTTGTCTGACCAGGAAGCGGTCGGTGGCTCTGCGTAGAAACAGGTAGACCTCGACTATGTTGCGCTAACGGCTGGTCATGAGGTTCTCCCGGGTTCCTGGTTGATGGCCTTGGTCAGTTCGCGGTTCGCGGCCCGCGCCGCAGTCAACTCCTCTTCCTTTTCCCCTAGTTGCAGGCGCAGGTTGAGGTTCTGCTGCTCGAGCTCGGTGATACGGACCTGCAGCCTGTCGATGTCCGTGGGCGGTCCAATGCCGGTGCTGCGCCAGACCTGCTCGCCCAAGGCTTCGGACAGGCGCTGTTCGAGTCGCCGGACCTGTTCAGACAACCGGGTGCATCGCGCGTTTGCGGTCAGGAGGTCTGCGTGCAACGACGCTCGGCTGACCGTCGGGCCCTTGCCCGTGCCCGGAGGTGGTTCGGTGGCCAACACATGGACGTGGGCGAGCAGGTCGGGGTGCCGGTAGAGGAACGTCCGGTCGACTCTGGCGCTGCGCGCGACGGCGGAGACAGAGACGGTGCCGCCATTGCGTGAGAGCTCATCTAGGACGTTGAGGACTCGCTGGCGGCGTCGCGCGGAGTCGGCTCGGCGGCCTTCAATGAGGCGCTCGCCTGCGCTCGGGCCGGGCGTCACGATGGACGCTCCGGGCGGACGTCGGGCAAGGGTTGCCGGATCTTGGGCATACCGAGAAAGCCCTGCCGGGTCTTGCGGACCGCGGCGACGGCCTCATCGATCTCGCCTCGCTCCTGTTCGGTTAGTGAGCCCAGATCCTCGGTGACTCGGCGGATGAGGCGCCGACCCGGTCGATTTCCTCGTCCGAGGGCATTGCCTCGCGCTTGGCCCACTCGTCCGCGCTGATCATGGCGCTCAGCCGTTCGCGGCTCCGTAGCAAGTCGTCCAGGTGGCCGCGGAGTTCAGGAAGGTAGGAGACATCCGTGCTGAAGTGGTCACAGCCCAGGCAGCGGAACCTAAGTGGACACTGGCCGCCGCCGGCGGAGACGTTGGTCGGTTCGGAACAGCGACCGAAGGCCACCGCAACCTCGCCCACGGAGCGTCGATTGCGCTCGGTATCGAGGAGGGTTCTGGCCTGCTGCCAGGTGCGGTTTCCATGACGATCGAACTGCAGCCGGGTGACCTTGTCGACCGCCTGGCGCAGCCGCTTCTCCTTGACACGGTAGTAGCCCCGGGTGGCTTCCAACGTGTCATGATCAAGGAGCTTGGACAGGACGTCGACCGGAACTCCGGCGTCGGCGTGCCGCTGTGCGTAGGTGTGCCGGAAGGCGTAGGGGAAGATCTTCGCCTTGTCGAAGACGGTGTCGTTCTCCAGCGCTATATCGGGGAGCGCATCGACCCAGATCCGAGTGTTCTGGCTCAGCGTGCCCTCGTTGATCGCTTTGACACCGCGAGGATTGCGGATGGGCGACGGTAGCAGCTTCAGCTCGCGCGCGGGGGTGTTGGGGAACCGGGAGCGCACAGCCTGTTGCTGCGTACGGATGAGTTCGGCAGTGGACTCGTGCAGGGGGAGCTCACGTCGAGGACGGTTCTTCTTGCTGTTGTTGTAGATCAGTACGGGCTTGCCTTCGCCGTCCTGGTCAAGGCAGTCGAAGGGAAGCTCGCATACCTCGTCCGGTCGCCGACCGGTGTCGATAAGCAGCTCGATGCCGACTCTCACCTCCGGCTCGGATCGCTCCTCGATGCCGTGGAGTTTGGTGCAGAGCAGCCGCATGACCTCTGCGGGTAGATCCTGCCCGGCTTCGTCCGGTTCGGGTTTGGCGGGCAGGTCGCCTCGGAGCATTGAGAAGTGGTCAGGCAGCCCGTGCATCGGTTCGCCCGTCCGGGTCAGCCCCAGGCTGCGCATGCGCTTGATGATGGCGCCCGTCGCGTAGATGATGCCGCGGCGGTTGTACGCGCTGATCCGACCGGTGGCATGCAGGTGGGACATCCGGTTCAGGAAGTTCTCTATGTCCTGGCGGCCGAGCTCTTCGGGATCGTCACCGCGATCGGTGCGGGCACGCAGGCTTTGGGAGAGCATGCCGAGATCGTTCACCTTCTTGCGCAAGTGGGCTCCGGCCTGTTCCCCTCGGACCTGCGGCGCGGTGTGCCGGGCCCAGCGTTTGGCGGTTTCCCTGAGCCATTGCTGTGAGATGCCGCTGAAGTCAATGGTGCCGGTGTGTCCGAAAACGGTCAGGTCCCAGCAGTCCTTTGGGTACTCGGTCTCGGGCGTCAGCCGAGCCCGCCTGACCGATGTGATGATCGTCGTCAGCGGGCCGCGGGTGAGTCGGTCGATTCCGCTGGCCACGGCTTGGAGAGGGTTGATGCCCTCCAGGGAAGAGACCTGCTGGCGGCGCAGCCAGGCGGTGAGATTACGCAGCCGGTGATGCGTGGTCTGGGCGCCGTCGGCGCACCGTTGCTGGATGCCGTAGACCAGCTGGGCCACGACCAGCTCGGGGAGCCCGCGGAAGCTGACCTCGGCACCCTCGGGGATGGGTGTCTGGGTGGCCTTCCACAGGTCGATATCCAGATCCGGATTCGCACGTCGGTCGTCAACCAAGCGGCAGTTGTGCGCGTGGCACACCAAGGACTTCAAGACGCCGGATTGGCGGGTGCAGGACGCAACTGAGCACGGCCCGAGACTGGGCAGCGGCACCAGGTCCGTGCGAGCGAGGAATCCATCGAGAGAGCACTTGAGCACCATGCTCTGTTGGTAGTAATGCGACGAGCACAACGAGCGTGGCGCGTCGATCCACGGCCGCTCGCACCGGGCCACCAAGCAGTTCTGCACGAAGCGGCGACGCCGAGAGTCCGGCCGAGGCAGCATGGCGAAGTCGACGTCGCTAATGCCTGATTCGCTTTGGCGACGAGCGCAGGACGAGCAGTACATCCCACGTGACAAGACCACCACCTCGCAGCCCACAACCTTGCAGGATGACCAGCCCAGTAATGGATGCTCGGACGGAGGCCTGAGGATTCTCAGGTTCCGATCGAAGCCGATCTCCGCCGGGAAATCGGGCCTGACCAAGCTCCAGAACCACTCCGCAAGATCCTCAGCCGGCACGGCGGCCATCGCTGGTGCGACACGGGACGCGATGCTGCTGGTCACCGCGCGCCTCCCCAATCGCCAAGCGGCGAGGGAACTCGCTCTACAGCCTCGCGGATCCGGTGCTGAGCCGGATGCAGATACGGCTCACTGCTGGAGAGTTGGGAGTGGCCCAACAGCTTCGCGATCTCATCCACGGTGCCGCCGCTGTCGCCCACATTGCTGGCGAAGCCGTGCCGGAGCATGTGAGCGGTCACTGAGCGGTCGACCCTGCCACGTTGGCCCAACCGCTCGATCAGCTCGGTCACAGCGTCCGGGGGCATCGGGGCACCGAGCTGACCTCGCAGCAGGTTGATCAGGACGAAATCGCTGTGCTCCCCATGCGGAAACGAAAGTCGCTCCAGCACGTACTGGTCGTACGCCTGCACTACCAGCCAGTCGGCGGGAACCCACCGCCCGCGCACCGACTTCGCCCAGGCCCCGTTGGTGTTGGCCCTGCGGACAACATGGACGTGGGAGCCTCTCACCTTGCACCCGAGTGGCGAGGAATCTGGCATGAAATGCATGTCCTCGCGGCGCAGCCCTGCCGCCTCGCCGCGGCGTAGGCCAGCACGAGCGAGCAGCAACACGATGAACCGGTCGCGCGAGAGACGGCAAGCCTTCAGCAGAGCAAGGACCTCCTCATCGGCCGCACGGTCCCGACGCGCTCGGGGCACGCTCACGCGGTGCTGGGCTCGCAGGCGATAGGCCATCCGTTCGCGCTCGCTCTTGGCTTCCAAGGGCAGATCACGTTCATCTCCCAGCTCATAGAGCTGAGCAAGCACCGAGGAAGGTGCGCTGCCAGTGTTCACAGAGTGACGAAGGAAGGTCCGCACGCCGACCAGGACGTTCTCAATCCTGGCGCCACCGCGCTGCGGTTTCATGCCAGGCCCGGTCATCACCATCGCGGAGCCGATGGTTGGCGCCACGACGCCTGTCAGCTCCACAGGGGCATAGCGAAGCCAGGTCATGAACAGGGATAGGTCCGCAGCAGCAGTTGTCCATGCCCGTCCCGTACGCGCACACCACCGGAGATACAGAGCTACCGCGCCGGCGTACGTCTTCGTGGTCAGCTCAGCCTGTGCCCGCCCGAACCGGACGTGCCGCAGGAACGCATCCGCCTCCGGAACAACCGCCATCTGCTCGTTCAGCACCGTCCAGTACCGCTCGCCGGACGGCAACGTCACGGGGAACGCCTTCACTCGTGGTCCTCCGCTCACTTGTGTGCAACATGCCGCGACGACCGCATCAGCCCCTGAGATGCGGGTTCGGGCAGCACATCACCCGTAGGAGATGCCACAAGGTGCTACACCTAACGAGCCCTGGAGAAACCAGTCCATGCCGTCGCACCGGTCCGGCTCCATCACCCGGGGCCGCCCCGACCACCGCCGGACCTCGAAGAACACGCCGATCCGGGAATTGGATCCGACGGGAGGGCGGTGGTGCACGGTGACGGCCGCGGCGACGTCCTCCGGGTCGATGAGGACGCCGGTCTCCTCACGGGCTTCCCGGATCACCCCCTCGACCATGGTCTCGCCGGGGTCGAGGTGCCCGGACGGGAGGTGCCACAGCCCCGTCGCGTACACCGGTCCGGCGCGGCGGGACATCAGCGCCTCGGGGCCGTTCCCGGTGTCGCGGCGCAGGATGAGGTGGACGTCGACCGGCACCGTGTGCCGGGCGCCGCCGCTCACCGCGCCGCCCCGGGCCGGCGGCCCGGCAGATCGGTGACCACGTGGTCGCTGAACCGGTATCGGCCGCCGGCAGCGGCAAGCGGGTCGGACAGGGTCACGCGCGCTCCTCCGCCTTGGTGTCCGCGGCGGGGGCACGCTGGGCGGGCACGGATTCCGCGAAAGCGGCCGCCTGGATCAGGTAGGAGTCCCTGAAGTCCCCTGTGCCGGTGTCCTCGTGCATGAGCTCCGGGAACGTCCCGGACTCGGCGAGCCGGCCGTCCTTCATGACGTGGATGACGTCGGCGTGCCGCACCGAATGCAGTCGGTGGGTGATGAAGATGATCGTCTGGCCGGTCGCGGCCAGCGCGCGGATCTGATCGAAGACCCGCTGCTCGGCGACCGCGTCCAGAGCGCTGGTGGGCTCGTCGACCACCAGGATCCCCGCGCGTTTGTACCAGGCGCGACTGATGCCCGTCAGCTGCCATTCTCCGCCGGACGCCTCGCGCCCGCCCCTGTATCCCCGGCCCAGGAGGGTGCCGAAGCCCCGGGGCAGTGCGGCGATGAACTTGTCGGCGCCGGAGAAGGCCGCCGCGTCCCGCACCGCTTCGTCCTCGATGGGCACGGTGGGCCGGCCGATGCCGATGTTGACCCGCACCGTGAACGGCCACCGGAAGAAGGACTGCGACATGAGGGCGATGCGGGCGAAGATCTGTCCTCGGTCGGCCTTGGCGGCGTCCACGTCGTCCCACCAGATCGTGCCGCCGCCCTCGTCGGGAAGGTGCAGGCCGGCCAGGAGCTTGACGAGGGTGGACTTGCCCGAGCCGTTGGCCCCGACCAAGGCGATGACCTTGCCCATCGGGAAGGACAGGGACACCTCGCGCAGAGTCGGCTCCGGGGTCTCGCCGCCGGAGCCCGGGTAGGTGAACGTGACCTTCTCGAAGCGGACTTCCCGCACCTGCTCGGGCAGATCCTCCCCGCTCTCCGGGATCGCGCGCGCCTCGGCCTCCACGCACAGCCGCTCGTAGTCGGCGACGAAGAGCGACTCCTGGTGCAGGTCGGCCATCTGCAGGACCAGACCGTCGAGGCTGGAGGCGCCGGCGCGGATGGCGAGCACCGCGGTGCCCGCGACCGCCAGGTCCATCCGACCGCTCCACAGGAGCAGTCCCAGTGCCCCGTACGTGAGGAGGGTCGCGGCCCCGGAGGCGCCGTCCGCGATCAGCCCGATCTTGGCGGCGGTGCGGGCCAGGTGGGTCTGCTCGCGCTCGCTGGTCTCGGCCATCTGCCGGAAGTGACCGAGGAGGAAGGGCCCGACCTCGTGGACCCGGACCTCGGCGGCGGCCTCCCGCTGGGTCAGCAACTGCCCCAGCAGGTGCCCGGCCCGCGCGTGCTGCACGTAGGCGTGGAAGCTGATGTAGCGCTGCTTGGAGATCGTCAGCGAACTCCACGCGCTGGGCAGGGTCATCAGGACCAGAAGGGGCAGGAGCGCGACGTGGAGGACCGTGAGCACCCCGGCGGCCGCGATCAGGGAGATCCCGGAGTTCAGCGTGTTGGTGCAGTACCGGATCATCCGGCGGGCGGAGTCGGCCCCGTAGCGGGCCGCGTCCAGCAGCCGGTGGAACTCGTCGTCCTCGATCGCCGCGAGTTCCACCCGGTGCACCAGTCCCAGGTACCGCTCCGTGGCGACCCGCTGGACCTTGGGTTCGAGTTCCCCGGTGGCCGCTGTCGACGCGGAGCGCAGCAGCGAACCCAGCAACGCCGTGATCGCGACCAGTACGAGCGACGGAACGGCCTGGGCCAGGCGCTGGTTGGTCGTGCCGCCGGCCAGGACGTGGCCCAGTACGCCGTTGACCGCGACCAGCCCGACCGCCTGGGCGATGCCCCGCCCGACCTCGGCGCCGAGCACCACGCGCAGGGCGCGTGCGTCGGCGAGGTGCGCGAGCTTCAATCCGGTGCCGACCATGCGGGGCAAGGCCTTGGCCATGGTCACGAGGCCGAGCTTCAGCCAGACGCCTTCGTGCCGGTCCCAACCGACGTCGTACGCCAGCTCCCCACCGAACAGCAGCCGCTCCGACTCCGACACCGCGGAGGACTCTTCGTCGGTCTGTCCCCGGTCCGTCATACGGTCCGCCCCGCTTCCCGTCGTGTCGGGACGCCGTGGTGGGCCACTGGGGGCCCGGCGTAGCTCAGTTGGTCGCGGTCGAGTTGATCGGAACGAGCGGGCGTCATGCGATTACCTCTCGACGGTGGAGCGCGAGCGCGAGCGCGATTGCCTGTGAGCCGACCGCCGTGGCCGCGGACGGCACGGTGGTGGAGCGTGGCTGCCGAAGGACGTGCCGGTGATGCCGGGGGAGGTCAACTGCATTCGTTGCGAGGTGTGTTGCTGTCGTGTGATGGTGTCGGGCTCAACGACCAGGGGCACCGGATCGAACACGCGTGTTTGAGACGAAGCGGATCCCGTACAGGAGCGCGGAAGACTGCTCGTGCAGGGTGCATCCACCCTTGAGGCGTGCGGGTCCCGCCGGGGAGGGCGCTGGCCGAAACGCCGGTGTTGATACGCGTGTGACGGGTGGGGTTACGCGGCCCGGTACGTCATGCGCGCGGGGCTCGCTGAGTGATCGGCTGCCGCGCCCCGCTAGGACAGGGACCGCCAGGCCCCGACCAGGGCCTGGCGGAGCATGCCGATCTCCTCGGCGCTCAGGCCGGCCACCATGCGCTCCTCCAGGAGGCGGGCCGGCTCCGCGTACTCGGCGAGCAGTCGCCGCCCGGGGTCGGCGAGCAGGACGAGGCGTTCGCGGCGGTTGGCGGGGTTGGGCTCGCGGCGGATCAGTTCGCGGCTCTCCAGGGCCCGGATCATGTCGGCCATCGACTGCGCGGTGACGAACGAGTCGCGGGCGAGCTGTGCGGCGGAGATGCCGTCGTGCCGCTCCAGCACCGTCAGGGCGGTGTACTGCAACGCCGTGATCCCGGCGGGTCTGACCAGTTCCTCGAGGCGGGCGCGGACCGCCAGCTCCGTCCTCTTGAGCAGGTAGAGCAAAGAGGTGCCCACGTTCGTCCTCCGGTGGTGATGGTCCGCGCGGGTGCCCGTCGAGCCACCCGAGGTCGGTGCCACCAGGGTGGCGGCACCTCCCCAGATTAGGTCATTGACAGGAATCCTGTTGATTGCACAGACTGGCGTTCATCAGGTTTCCTGTCGATCCCGGCTCCGGTCGGTGCCTTCGGTGCTTCGGTGCTTCGACGTTCCCCTTCCCCCCTTCCCCCCCTTCCCCCCCTTCCCCCTTCACGTACGTACGAGAGGCCCCGCTCATGAAGCTCCACGGCAAGGTCGCCGTCGTCACCGGCAGCGGACGAGGTCTCGGTCTGGCATACGCCCGGGCCCTCGCCGCGGCCGGCGCCGCCGTCGTCGTCAACGACGTCGACCGGGCTGTCGTCGACGCCGCCGTCGCCTCCATCACCTCCGAGGGCGGTACGGCGACCGGCGTCGTCGCGGCGGTGGGCGACAGCGCGTCGGCGCAGCAGCTGGTGGACACGGCGGTCGAGGAATTCGGCCGTCTGGACGTGCTCGTCACCAACGCCGGCATCCTGCGCGACCGGGTGCTGTGGAAGATGACCGACGAAGACTTCGACGACGTCGTCCGCGTCCACCTGCGCGGCACCTTCACCTGTGCCCGTGCGGCCGCCGTCCGCATGCGCGAACAGGGCACCGGCGGCCGGCTCGTCCTCATCTCCTCGCCCGCCGGACAGCGCGGCAACTTCGGGCAGACCAACTACGCCGCCGCGAAGGCCGGTATCGTCGCCATGGCCCGCACCTGGGCCATGGAACTGGGCCGCGCCGGCATCACCGTCAACGCCGTCGTGCCCGTCGCCGCCACCGAGATGACCAAGTCCATACCGGCCTTCGCCCCACTGATCGAGGAGTCCGAGCGCACCGGCGAGCCGCTGCCGGACCGGCTGCGCAAGGACGAGGGCCTCGGCACCGTCGAGGACGTCGCCGCGCTGATCGCCTTCCTCGCCTCGGACGCCTCCGACGGAGTCACCGGACAGGCCATCGGCATCGGCGGCGACCGGCTCGCCCTGTGGGCGCACCCGCAGGAGAAGGCGGTCGCCTTCGCGGACGGCGGCTGGAGCGCCGACGCCATCGCCGCCGAGTGGCCGGGCGGCGTCGGAGCCGAGCCCGAGACCTACGGCATCCCCGCGCCCCAGACCCCGGGGGCCTGAGATGGGCGCCCTCGCGCTGGACCTCGAGCGGCTGACCGCCATCGACATGCACACGCACGCGGAGGTCTCCAAGGACGGCCACGGGGCCCTGAGCCCCGAGCTGTTCGGTGCCTCCGAGACGTACTTCAAGGCGCACGGCCACCGGCAGCCGACCATCGAGGAGATGGCCGGCCACTACCGCGAGCGCCGCATGGCGGCCGTGGTGTTCACCGTCGACGCCGAGCACGCCACCGGCCACCCGCGGATCTCCAACGAAGAGATAGCCGAGAGCTGCGCCGCCCACGCCGACGTGCTGATCCCCTTCGCCAGCATCGACCCCCACAAGGGCCGCGCGGGCGTGCGCGAGGCGCGGCGGCTGGTCGAGGAGCACGGCGTCCGCGGCTTCAAGTTCCACCCCAGCATCCAGGCGTTCTCCCCGAACGACCCGCTCGCCTACCCCTTGTACGAGGCCATCGAGGAACTCGGCGTGCCCGCCCTCTTCCACACCGGTCAGACCGGCATCGGCGCCGGCCTGCCGGGCGGCGGCGGCATCCGCCTCAAGTACTCGAACCCGATGCTGGTCGACGACGTGGCCGTGGACTTCCCCGAACTGCGGATCATCCTCGCGCACCCCTCCTTCCCGTGGCAGGACGAGGCACTGGCGGTGGCCACCCACAAGCCGCACGTCCACATCGACCTGTCCGGCTGGTCCCCGAAATACTTCCCGCCGCAGCTCGTGCGCTACGCCAACACCCTGCTCAAGGACAAGGTGCTCTTCGGCTCCGACTATCCCGTCATCACCCCCGATCGCTGGCTCGCCGACTTCGAGAAGCTCGACATCAAGCCCGAGGTCCGGCCGAAGATCCTCAAGGAGAACGCCGCCCGCCTGCTCGGCCTGCTCACCGACTGAAGGAACCGCTCGTGTTGAACCAAGGCATCGGCTCCTGGCCGGCCCGCAGGGCCCGCAAGACCCCCGACCGGATCGCCCTCGTCCACGAGGGCCGCACCTGGACCTACCGCGAGCTGCACGGGCGGGTCCTGCGCCTCGCCCACGCCCTGCGCGCGCTGGGAGTGGCCCCGGGGGACCGGATCGCCTACCTGGGTCCCAACCATCCGGCCTTCCTGGAGGCCCTGTTCGCCGCCGGGACGGTGGGCGCGGTCTTCGTCCCGCTCAACACCCGCCTGGCCGCGCCGGAGCTGGCGTACAACCTGGCCGACTCGGGCAGTACCGTCCTCATCCACGCGCCCGAACAGGCCGAGGTGGCCCGCGCCGCCGCGGCCGAGTCGGGCGTACGGCACCGGATCGCGGTCGCCGGCCCCGGTGAGGAGGGCGCCCCCGGCTACGAGGAACTGCTCGCCGGCGCCGCGAGCGGCCCGCTGGACGAGCCCGTGGCACCCGAGGACCCGTGCATGATCATGTACACCTCCGGGACCACGGGCCGGCCCAAGGGCGCCGTCCTCTCCCACGCCAACATCACCTGGAACAGCGTCAACGTCCTCGTCGACACCGACCTGGCCGGCGACGAGGTGACCCTCGTCGTGGCCCCGCTGTTCCACACCGCGGGCCTCAACATGACCTGCCTGCCCACCCTGCTCAAAGGCGGCCGGGTGGTCCTCCTCGGCGCCTTCGACGCCGATCGCGTCCTGGAACTCGTCGAGGAGCTGCGGGTGACGTACATGTTCGGCGTCCCCACGATGTACGACGCCATGGCCGCCCGGCCCCGCTGGGAGAGCGCCGACCTTTCCAGCCTGCGCACCGTCAACTGCGGCGGCGCCCCCGTGCCCGCCCGGACCATCGCCGCCTACCTCGCCCGCGGTCTGGCCTTCAGCCAGGGCTACGGCATGACCGAGGCGTCCCCCGGGGTCCTCTTCCTGGACCGGGAGCAGACCTCGGCCAGGGCGGGCTCCGCCGGGGTGCCGCACTTCTTCACCGACACCCGCCTCGTGCTGCCGGACGGCAGTGCG is a window from the Streptomyces sp. NBC_01244 genome containing:
- a CDS encoding tyrosine-type recombinase/integrase encodes the protein MTSSIASRVAPAMAAVPAEDLAEWFWSLVRPDFPAEIGFDRNLRILRPPSEHPLLGWSSCKVVGCEVVVLSRGMYCSSCARRQSESGISDVDFAMLPRPDSRRRRFVQNCLVARCERPWIDAPRSLCSSHYYQQSMVLKCSLDGFLARTDLVPLPSLGPCSVASCTRQSGVLKSLVCHAHNCRLVDDRRANPDLDIDLWKATQTPIPEGAEVSFRGLPELVVAQLVYGIQQRCADGAQTTHHRLRNLTAWLRRQQVSSLEGINPLQAVASGIDRLTRGPLTTIITSVRRARLTPETEYPKDCWDLTVFGHTGTIDFSGISQQWLRETAKRWARHTAPQVRGEQAGAHLRKKVNDLGMLSQSLRARTDRGDDPEELGRQDIENFLNRMSHLHATGRISAYNRRGIIYATGAIIKRMRSLGLTRTGEPMHGLPDHFSMLRGDLPAKPEPDEAGQDLPAEVMRLLCTKLHGIEERSEPEVRVGIELLIDTGRRPDEVCELPFDCLDQDGEGKPVLIYNNSKKNRPRRELPLHESTAELIRTQQQAVRSRFPNTPARELKLLPSPIRNPRGVKAINEGTLSQNTRIWVDALPDIALENDTVFDKAKIFPYAFRHTYAQRHADAGVPVDVLSKLLDHDTLEATRGYYRVKEKRLRQAVDKVTRLQFDRHGNRTWQQARTLLDTERNRRSVGEVAVAFGRCSEPTNVSAGGGQCPLRFRCLGCDHFSTDVSYLPELRGHLDDLLRSRERLSAMISADEWAKREAMPSDEEIDRVGASSAESPRIWAH
- a CDS encoding tyrosine-type recombinase/integrase, with product MKAFPVTLPSGERYWTVLNEQMAVVPEADAFLRHVRFGRAQAELTTKTYAGAVALYLRWCARTGRAWTTAAADLSLFMTWLRYAPVELTGVVAPTIGSAMVMTGPGMKPQRGGARIENVLVGVRTFLRHSVNTGSAPSSVLAQLYELGDERDLPLEAKSERERMAYRLRAQHRVSVPRARRDRAADEEVLALLKACRLSRDRFIVLLLARAGLRRGEAAGLRREDMHFMPDSSPLGCKVRGSHVHVVRRANTNGAWAKSVRGRWVPADWLVVQAYDQYVLERLSFPHGEHSDFVLINLLRGQLGAPMPPDAVTELIERLGQRGRVDRSVTAHMLRHGFASNVGDSGGTVDEIAKLLGHSQLSSSEPYLHPAQHRIREAVERVPSPLGDWGGAR
- a CDS encoding NUDIX domain-containing protein codes for the protein MSGGARHTVPVDVHLILRRDTGNGPEALMSRRAGPVYATGLWHLPSGHLDPGETMVEGVIREAREETGVLIDPEDVAAAVTVHHRPPVGSNSRIGVFFEVRRWSGRPRVMEPDRCDGMDWFLQGSLGVAPCGISYG
- a CDS encoding ABC transporter ATP-binding protein, with the protein product MTDRGQTDEESSAVSESERLLFGGELAYDVGWDRHEGVWLKLGLVTMAKALPRMVGTGLKLAHLADARALRVVLGAEVGRGIAQAVGLVAVNGVLGHVLAGGTTNQRLAQAVPSLVLVAITALLGSLLRSASTAATGELEPKVQRVATERYLGLVHRVELAAIEDDEFHRLLDAARYGADSARRMIRYCTNTLNSGISLIAAAGVLTVLHVALLPLLVLMTLPSAWSSLTISKQRYISFHAYVQHARAGHLLGQLLTQREAAAEVRVHEVGPFLLGHFRQMAETSEREQTHLARTAAKIGLIADGASGAATLLTYGALGLLLWSGRMDLAVAGTAVLAIRAGASSLDGLVLQMADLHQESLFVADYERLCVEAEARAIPESGEDLPEQVREVRFEKVTFTYPGSGGETPEPTLREVSLSFPMGKVIALVGANGSGKSTLVKLLAGLHLPDEGGGTIWWDDVDAAKADRGQIFARIALMSQSFFRWPFTVRVNIGIGRPTVPIEDEAVRDAAAFSGADKFIAALPRGFGTLLGRGYRGGREASGGEWQLTGISRAWYKRAGILVVDEPTSALDAVAEQRVFDQIRALAATGQTIIFITHRLHSVRHADVIHVMKDGRLAESGTFPELMHEDTGTGDFRDSYLIQAAAFAESVPAQRAPAADTKAEERA
- a CDS encoding MarR family winged helix-turn-helix transcriptional regulator, translating into MGTSLLYLLKRTELAVRARLEELVRPAGITALQYTALTVLERHDGISAAQLARDSFVTAQSMADMIRALESRELIRREPNPANRRERLVLLADPGRRLLAEYAEPARLLEERMVAGLSAEEIGMLRQALVGAWRSLS
- a CDS encoding SDR family oxidoreductase, producing MKLHGKVAVVTGSGRGLGLAYARALAAAGAAVVVNDVDRAVVDAAVASITSEGGTATGVVAAVGDSASAQQLVDTAVEEFGRLDVLVTNAGILRDRVLWKMTDEDFDDVVRVHLRGTFTCARAAAVRMREQGTGGRLVLISSPAGQRGNFGQTNYAAAKAGIVAMARTWAMELGRAGITVNAVVPVAATEMTKSIPAFAPLIEESERTGEPLPDRLRKDEGLGTVEDVAALIAFLASDASDGVTGQAIGIGGDRLALWAHPQEKAVAFADGGWSADAIAAEWPGGVGAEPETYGIPAPQTPGA
- a CDS encoding amidohydrolase family protein, with the protein product MDLERLTAIDMHTHAEVSKDGHGALSPELFGASETYFKAHGHRQPTIEEMAGHYRERRMAAVVFTVDAEHATGHPRISNEEIAESCAAHADVLIPFASIDPHKGRAGVREARRLVEEHGVRGFKFHPSIQAFSPNDPLAYPLYEAIEELGVPALFHTGQTGIGAGLPGGGGIRLKYSNPMLVDDVAVDFPELRIILAHPSFPWQDEALAVATHKPHVHIDLSGWSPKYFPPQLVRYANTLLKDKVLFGSDYPVITPDRWLADFEKLDIKPEVRPKILKENAARLLGLLTD
- a CDS encoding acyl-CoA synthetase, translating into MLNQGIGSWPARRARKTPDRIALVHEGRTWTYRELHGRVLRLAHALRALGVAPGDRIAYLGPNHPAFLEALFAAGTVGAVFVPLNTRLAAPELAYNLADSGSTVLIHAPEQAEVARAAAAESGVRHRIAVAGPGEEGAPGYEELLAGAASGPLDEPVAPEDPCMIMYTSGTTGRPKGAVLSHANITWNSVNVLVDTDLAGDEVTLVVAPLFHTAGLNMTCLPTLLKGGRVVLLGAFDADRVLELVEELRVTYMFGVPTMYDAMAARPRWESADLSSLRTVNCGGAPVPARTIAAYLARGLAFSQGYGMTEASPGVLFLDREQTSARAGSAGVPHFFTDTRLVLPDGSAAGPGQRGEILVEGPHVMTGYWGLPGHTGAAFADGRWLRTGDVARTDADGYTYIVDRVKDMFVSGGENVYPAEVEEVLLTHPAVAECAVIGVPDPVWGEVGRAVVVLTPDARADEDAILGHLRGRLAKYKIPRSLVVTGALPRTASGKIIKPAVRDAHAPGPAARPHP